The genomic DNA GCGTCCCAGCCGAATCACGCGGAAGCAGCGGCTGCGAAAGAAAGCGACGAAACGGAAGAGAGTCAAGAACCGAAAGAATAATCTCATACAACCCTTGTCCACAAAAAAATCCGAACGATCATTCGATAGTCTCCAAGATATCGAATGCGTTCGGATTTTTTGTGTCGGATGGCTTCAAGTTAGTGGTCGAAAAGCTTGAAGGATCGTGCAGATGTTCTTGCCATTACTGAGTGGATTGGAGCGGAAGGCGCTTGACTCCTGCGGAAATGGAGGAATGATCGAGACCCCGGAGGCGCTCTTCAGCCGAGGAGGCTCGACTTCCTCCCCGCGGAAAGCAAGTACCTGCAGCGGAAAGGAACGGACGGCTTCAGAACATCCTCACGTTCAACCTTCTGCACGGACCGGGATATGCTTCATCTCATCGACGTCGAACAGGCCGAGGTCGGTGAGCTTGATGCTCGGGATGACGGGTAAGGTCAGGAAGGACAGGGTGAGGAAAGGATTGAAATCTCCAGTGAATCCGATATCCTTCAAGGACGTATTAAGCTCCTCCAGCCCCTTGAGTACTTCTACATGACCGGCACTGGACATCAATCCCCCGATCTCAAGGGAGAGGGATGCAATCACCGATCCGTCCTTCACCATTACAAGTCCGCCCTTCATGTCGCGCAGAGCCTTGATGGCGGCAAGCAGGTCGGAATCGTTGGTACCGACGGCAACAAGATTATGTGAATCATGGGCAACCGTCGTAGCAATGGTCCCTGCCTTCAGTCCGAAGCCCTTGACGATGCCGAGCCCGATATTGCCTGTTGCGTGATGCCTCTCCACCACGGCCATCTTCAATTGATCATCTTCAATCGAAACGGAGAAGATACCTCCGGCTGTGTCCACGGTCTCGACCCGTTTAATGGTTTGAAGCTGATTCGGGATGATCTGAATGACGTTTGCTGTGCTGCCGCCATCCATTCGGATTGAAAGGTCTTCTGCCGCTACATCAGGAAAGTGGAGGGTATCGGCCAATGACATGGGCGGGGTTATATTCCCACCATTGATGGAAAGGGTCTCCCCGTCCCGGGCAACCAGGCGCCCTCCTTTATAGACAGAAGCGATGCGCAAGGCATTTAGATCGTCAAGAAGGAGGAAATCGGCATCGAATCCAGGTGCGATGGCCCCCTTGGTGTAGAGACCATAACATTCCGCTGCATTCAGCGTGGCCATTTGAATGGCCATGAGAGGGTCCATCCCTTCACCGATGGCCAGGCGGATATTGTGATCGATGCTTCCTTCTTCGACGAGATCATCAAGATGCTTGTCGTCCGTGCAGAACAGACAACGGCGCACATTCCGTTCATTCACTACAGGTAGCAATTTTTTCAGATCCTTCGCCACGGACCCTTCACGGATGAGAAGGTACATTCCCCGTCGGAGTCTTGCCTTTGCGTCTTCCACTGTATTGCACTCATGGTCGGTTGATACGCCTGCTGCACGGTACACATTGATGGCTTCCTGGGGAAGACCGGCCAGATGGCCGTCGACAAGACGGCTGTACTCAGAGGTCAAGGCAATCTTGTCTATAAGGCCGGGGGAGGCTGATCGCAGGGAAGGATAATCCATCACTTCGGCAAGCCCGATGACGCGATCATGCTCGAAGAGTGGGCCAAGGTCATCAGCGCCAAGTTCCGCTCCCGAATTCTCAAATGGCGTTGCAGGTACACAGGATGGCAGCATGGTCAACGCATCAAGTGGAAGGTTTTCTGAATCATCGAGCATGAACTGTATGCCTTCGACTCCTGAGACATTCCCGATCTCATGCGGGTCGGTGATGACCGTTGTCACACCATGGGGGAGGACCACTTTTGCAAATTCCGATGGCGGTACCATGGATGATTCGATATGCACGTGACCATCGATGAACGAAGGGCAGAGCCACTTCCCTTCTGCATCAATCGTTTCCTTTCCTTGGTAGTTTCCGATTCCCACGATGATGCCATCTGTGATCGCGACATCACCTTCTGCGATCTCCCTGTTGAATACATCTATGATTCGGGCATTCTTTATCACGATATCAGCCGTGGCAGTACCGGCGGCTGCCTGTATCCGTCTTGTCAAATCAGTCTTTTTCATCAACGTTTTCTCTCCTTTATAAACAAAAAGCCCCGGGGTTCACCCAGGGTTCGACGTTGGAGAAGGACAGGGCATACGGCCCCTGTCTCCTCGTAGTCAAACCATTTACGGTAGTTTGGTAGAAACTTTTGGACCATATTTCCAATATTATACGAGAACACTCATGCTGCTATTAAAATGTTTAAGGAACATTGTATATCCTGCTCTTTAGAAATGTCAATGAAAAATGGAAAGAACGGACCGGAAAAGGGCGGATTCAGGGTTCCGAATGGATCAGCACATCCAATGTGCTCAATCGGCAGGTTTAGAGTTGCAGGAAAAATGTAACCGTTATACATTAGATGTACAAGGTTCGATCAAACCTTGCATAAAACATATACAAGGAGTGGAGTGAATGAAAAAGCTTTTTGCAATGTTGGTCGCAGTGTTGATGACGTTTGGTGTATCGGGAGCTGCTTTTGCGGCAGATGGAGATGCCATGGTGCGAATCGTGCACGCATCCCCTGACGCACCGGCTGTCGATGTTTATGTAGATGGTAATGCAGTGGTTGAGGGAGCAGAATTCAAAGCCGCCACTGACTATATGGAGCTTCCTGCAGGTGACCACAAAGTGGAGATCTTTGCAGCTGGAACAAAGGAAGATCCGGTGATTTCACAAGATCTTACTGTTGAAGCTGGTATGGCTTACACGGTCGCAGCCGCCAATACCCTTGAGAATCTTGAACTTGTCGTAGCCAATGATTCCATGGACGTAACCGAAGGCAAGACAAAAGTAAGGGTCGGCCATTTATCCCCTGATGCACCAACAGTCGATGTTGGACTGAAGGATGGAGATGCGTTGTTCGAAGGAGCAGAATTCAAAGCCATCACGGATTATCAGGAATTGGATCCTGGAACGTATGATCTTGAAATCCGCACACCTGAAGGAGAGCAAGTATTGGATCTTTCCGGAACAGAACTAGCTGAAAATACCGTATACAGTGTGTTTGCCATCAATACAGCAGACAAACTTGAAGTACTTGTATTGAAAGATTACACGCTCATGCCAGGTGGAATGCCTGAAACCGGTATGGGAGGAGCGGCTGATCAAAATACAATGCTTCCGATCGTAGCAGCTGTTGCAGTGCTTGGTGGAGGAGCACTACTATTCATCAACCGTAAAAAATTATTCTCTTCTTAATGAAGCGGATCGCGGTTGTCCTGTTCATCCCGTTGCTTCTGGCCGCATGCTCCAATGACCCTTCCACTGCACCGGAAGCGGATGAACCCGTCCAAAAGGTACAAGCGGTGAAGCCTGCTGTTCAAACAGCCAACGTGCAGGATGATGAACAATCGATCACTCCGGAATCGATTACGATCCCTTCACTTGATATCGATGCCCCTGTGAAAGCATTCGGTCTGGATAAGGAAGGGAATATGGAGCTTCCCAAAAACGGGAAGGATGTCGCCTGGTTCTCACCTGGGATTCGTCCCGGGGAACGGGGAAATGCCGTCCTGGCAGGGCATGTCGATGACGAAAAGCAGCCTGCGGTCTTTTTCGACCTGAAAAATATCAAGAAGGGGGACAGGATCATCCTGAAGGGAAAGGATGATGAAGAACTCGTCTTTGAGGTGAAGGATAAACAAGCCTATCTGAAAGATGATGCCCCCCTTCGGAAGATTTTCGGGCCGGGAGATCATATCGGTCTTAATATCATTACATGCACAGGATATTTTGACCACGATATTCATAATTATGTCGAGCGCCTGGTCGTTTATACAGAGCTCGTCACAGATGAAAAAGCATCCGGGTGAACCGGATGCTTTTTTTCAGGTGGTAGTGAATCCTTACAGGTATGGAGGCATGTTCCATTTGTGGAATGATCATCTCTCCCGTGCCTTCATCTTCAACACATAATAGGGTTTAACTGCGTAGGGAATAAGGGAAAAAGGGGTAGAGACAATCTAGTTCAGAAATCTTCGGAAGATACCCTTTCCACAACTGACGGGTGATCCTACTTACCATTGACAGGCTTCCATGAGATGACTGACGATCGAAGGAGAACGAGTGATGAAAAGACGAATCATTTGGTTGATCGGTTCATTGTTGGCCCTCGTTGTCATCGTCCTGGGGCTTGCGGGTAACTATATATATGATCTTGCCATCAGCCGCAACAGCGGTGTTGTCCAGCTCTACGGAGGAACGGATGAGGCGGTGGAAGCTGTGAGCGCATTGGAAGAAGAACAAAAAAGGCTGGAAGAACTGCGCAGTTGGACGAGCAGGCAAAAATTCGAACAGGTATCCATCCAATCAGACGACGGTCTGACCTTGAAAGGCCTGTACCTCAAGAATAAGTATCCGAACGGAAAGACGGTCGTTCTTGCCCACGGATACAAGGGAAACAGTGACCAGCTTCCGGAGGTGACACGGTTTTATTATCGCCAAGGCTATAACATCCTTAAGCCCGATGCGAGGGGACACGGGGATAGTGAAGGCGACTATATCGGGTATGGCTGGCCAGACCGGCTCGATTATGTGAAATGGATCGATTTCCTCGTCAAGGAGAAGGGGGAGGAAGCAATCTTCCTTCACGGGTTTTCCATGGGGGCATCCACTGTCCTGATGACGAGTGGAGAAGATCTGCCGCCGGAAGTGAAAGGGATCATTTCCGATAGTGCGTATACGAATCTGGAGGACGAGCTTGCCCATCAGCTGAAATACCTCTATGATCTGCCAGCCTTCCCCCTTGTTGACGCCACTTCCATCGTCACCAAGATCCGGGCAGGGTACTCTTTCAAAGAGGCATCTGCTGTCGAGCAGGTAAAGAAGAATGATCTCCCCCTCCTGATCATTCACGGAGCTGAAGATGAACTGGTCCCAACGGAGATGGCAACGGAAATCTATAAGGCAGCCGGAGGGAAAAAGGACATGTGGATCGTCCCGGAAGCAGGTCATACGGAAGGATTCCTTGTTAATGAAACAGATTATGGTACGAAAGTCATTGACTTTGTCAATGAAGCGATGATGGAACAGGAAGAAAATAATTGAGGATGCTCCGTCCCCTAAGGTAGTCTGGGGACGGTTTTTTTGTATGATAATCGCTAAGTGAGAAGTTTTTGAAAAAAGTTCCTCTCAGATCATTGTAAAATTCTGATTATTAGGTATAATTCGACAATAACCATCATCAGGAGGAGAAGCATATGAACACAGACACAGAAACATTATATGAAGAACTTCAGAACGTACTGGGGAAAGACCAGATATCAACCAATATAACAGTGAGGGAGCAGCACGGGAGAGATGAGTCCTATCACGAACCGAGTAATCCTGATTTCGTGGTCTTCCCCTCTTGTGCAGAAGACGTAAGGGCCATCGTGAAGACAGCGGCTGCTCACGAAGTACCGGTGATCCCATTTGGACTTGGAACAAGTCTGGAAGGACATGTCATTCCGTATGACCGGGGAATCACGATCGATTTCTCCGGAATGAATGAGATAGTGGAAGTAAGGGAGAAGGATTTTTTGGTTACCGTGCAGCCGGGTGTGACACGCTCCCAGCTCAATAAGGAACTCAAGAAACATGGATTGTTCTTTTCCGTCGACCCCGGGGCCGATGCGACCCTTGGTGGGATGGCGGCCACTAATGCCAGCGGGACAACTTCAGTAAAATATGGGGTCATGCGTGACCAGGTCCGTGATCTGGAGGTGGTGACTCCCGACGGTAGTATCATACATACCGGGAACCTTGCACAGAAATCTTCCTCGGGTTACCATCTCAACAGTTTGTTTGTAGGGTCT from Rossellomorea marisflavi includes the following:
- the ade gene encoding adenine deaminase, yielding MKKTDLTRRIQAAAGTATADIVIKNARIIDVFNREIAEGDVAITDGIIVGIGNYQGKETIDAEGKWLCPSFIDGHVHIESSMVPPSEFAKVVLPHGVTTVITDPHEIGNVSGVEGIQFMLDDSENLPLDALTMLPSCVPATPFENSGAELGADDLGPLFEHDRVIGLAEVMDYPSLRSASPGLIDKIALTSEYSRLVDGHLAGLPQEAINVYRAAGVSTDHECNTVEDAKARLRRGMYLLIREGSVAKDLKKLLPVVNERNVRRCLFCTDDKHLDDLVEEGSIDHNIRLAIGEGMDPLMAIQMATLNAAECYGLYTKGAIAPGFDADFLLLDDLNALRIASVYKGGRLVARDGETLSINGGNITPPMSLADTLHFPDVAAEDLSIRMDGGSTANVIQIIPNQLQTIKRVETVDTAGGIFSVSIEDDQLKMAVVERHHATGNIGLGIVKGFGLKAGTIATTVAHDSHNLVAVGTNDSDLLAAIKALRDMKGGLVMVKDGSVIASLSLEIGGLMSSAGHVEVLKGLEELNTSLKDIGFTGDFNPFLTLSFLTLPVIPSIKLTDLGLFDVDEMKHIPVRAEG
- a CDS encoding DUF4397 domain-containing protein, translated to MKKLFAMLVAVLMTFGVSGAAFAADGDAMVRIVHASPDAPAVDVYVDGNAVVEGAEFKAATDYMELPAGDHKVEIFAAGTKEDPVISQDLTVEAGMAYTVAAANTLENLELVVANDSMDVTEGKTKVRVGHLSPDAPTVDVGLKDGDALFEGAEFKAITDYQELDPGTYDLEIRTPEGEQVLDLSGTELAENTVYSVFAINTADKLEVLVLKDYTLMPGGMPETGMGGAADQNTMLPIVAAVAVLGGGALLFINRKKLFSS
- a CDS encoding class F sortase; its protein translation is MKRIAVVLFIPLLLAACSNDPSTAPEADEPVQKVQAVKPAVQTANVQDDEQSITPESITIPSLDIDAPVKAFGLDKEGNMELPKNGKDVAWFSPGIRPGERGNAVLAGHVDDEKQPAVFFDLKNIKKGDRIILKGKDDEELVFEVKDKQAYLKDDAPLRKIFGPGDHIGLNIITCTGYFDHDIHNYVERLVVYTELVTDEKASG
- a CDS encoding alpha/beta hydrolase; the encoded protein is MKRRIIWLIGSLLALVVIVLGLAGNYIYDLAISRNSGVVQLYGGTDEAVEAVSALEEEQKRLEELRSWTSRQKFEQVSIQSDDGLTLKGLYLKNKYPNGKTVVLAHGYKGNSDQLPEVTRFYYRQGYNILKPDARGHGDSEGDYIGYGWPDRLDYVKWIDFLVKEKGEEAIFLHGFSMGASTVLMTSGEDLPPEVKGIISDSAYTNLEDELAHQLKYLYDLPAFPLVDATSIVTKIRAGYSFKEASAVEQVKKNDLPLLIIHGAEDELVPTEMATEIYKAAGGKKDMWIVPEAGHTEGFLVNETDYGTKVIDFVNEAMMEQEENN